The Candidatus Omnitrophota bacterium nucleotide sequence CGGGAATAGATAAAAGCAAGCAAAGCCATCTGATCAAGCCTATCTCCCAACTGAGAGATAATCTGGCCTATCCAGAGCAAGAAAAAATTCCTGTTTTTTAAAACTTCTTTAAATTTTGACATACATTTACAGAATTTAAAAAAGCCGATGAGTGGAATCGAACCACCGGCCCGCGCTTTACGAAAGCGCTGCTCTACCAACTGAGCTACATCGGCACTACAAGCTTAAATAATTATATCAACTTACGACAAATAGTCAACTATATGTCAGAAAAACTATTGACAAAACAATCAGCTTTGCTATAATTCTTTTGTAAACAACAGTTTAAAGGAGCATTAACATTAGAAACACGCAACCGTAAAGCAAAAAGAATATAATTAAAAGCTTTACGGTTTTTTTATGAAGGGGGTGAATAAGTAACAAATGGCAAAAGGTAAAGTAAAGTGGTTCAGTAATCAAAAGGGTTATGGTTTTGTAACTGGTGAAGACGGAAAAGACGTTTTTGTACACTATAGCGCAATTACAGGAGATGGATACAAGACCCTAAACGAAGGTGACGCCGTGGAATTTGACGTAAGTCAAGGGCCTAAAGGCGAGCAGGCTACCAACGTAAAAAAGGCTTAAAAATAACCTGGTTGCAAAAGAAATCCCGCCTCTTTAGAAATAATGAGGCGGGATTTTTATTTAAAAATGCCGAGAGAGGGAATCGGACCCCCCACGCCGGCCTTTTCAGGGCCGCGCTCTACCACTGAGCTATCTCGGCAAGACAAATCGTTTCAGAGTATAGATTTTACCACAAAAGGCGAAAATAGCAAATGAAAAAGTTTTTCGGGCTTTAGCCCAAAGTTTATACAACAAAATACTTGTGCGGCCAGCTCCATCCATACTCCTAAGGCATAGTCTCTAGCCGCGCAAGTATAGATTATATTTAATCCTACTTGGCAAAATCCATGATTTTTACAAAAAGCTCCTGTGAAAGAGCTAAATTCGGGAAATGGAATTTACGGCTAGCTACCTTTAAACGAGTCGTTGCCAAGGTCACCTTAACCAAAGTAATAGTCACCCGGCTTGAATCTGCCTGCATCTCAATAATACCTTTAGTAAAATCTTCTTTTTTTACTTTTCCGCGAATTCTGGCTACTTCAACAGCCGCATTCCAAAGGCTATCATAGTTTTTATCAGTCTCACCTTGCACCGTATCCCGGCTTGCGGCATAGCCTCCAATAGCTCCAACCGCTCCTCCAACAATCAAAGGAGCACAACCAGAAATGCCTGTTAATAACGCGGAACATAGAACTATTAAACTTAACACTTTTTTCATTTGATTTCCTTTCTTGAAAAAACCTTATTAAAACAAAAAATTGTTAATGCGATAATAAAAACCCAGGAGAAAACAATAAATAACCAACCACTGAAACTCATGTCATCCTCTCTTCATTTAACCTTTTCTTTTTCCAGGCAAATCTCACCAAAACAGCCAAAACCAAGAATACAAACAACAACCCTACCCTTGTCCCGAGAATATAAGGCTTAGCAGCAGCCGTAACATTCTTCATAAAGATTATCGGAATCCACTCCTGCCAAAGCCACATGCCTAATATAAAAAACAAAAATGAAGGAGTAATATATTTAATAATAAATTTATAAATCTTCGGGATTCGCATATCAGCGCCTTTATGTATTTCATCCCAAGCCTTACCCATCCCGAACACCCAAGCAAAAAGAATGGTCTCAATTGTAGCAAATAAAACCAAGAAAAATGTTCCTCCCCAGAAATCTAACTCATCAACAACGCCATTCTTAAGAAAAAATATAGCCGGCTGGCAAAGAAGAAAAGTAACTGCTCCAAATATCGCAACAGCTTTTTTCCTGCTTATATCAAATTCATCCTCAAGAAAAGCAACTGCCGGCTGGGCAAGAGAAACTGAAGAAGTAATTCCCGCTAAGAATAAGAGGAAAAACCAGGAAAAACCAAATAACATAGCAAACGGCAATTTATTTAAAACAAGCGGCATAGTAACAAACCCTAAGTTAAATACACCTGATTGGGCAATTTGTTTGATATCCACCGGGCCAAAGAAAACAAAAGCTGCCGGGATTACAATACTTCCTCCTAATATTACTTCGGCGAATTCATTAGTGCTTGCAGCTGTAAGCCCGGATAAGACAACATCATCTCCTTTAGAAAGATAACTTGCATAGGTCAATATCACTCCGATACCGACACTTAAGGTAAAAAATATCTGCCCTGCTGCCTCAAGCCAAACTTTAGCAGATTTTAACGCGGAAAAATCAGGATTCCACAAGAACCCAAATCCATTTTGAATATTCCAAAGTGGTTTATTTAAATCCGGAGTGCCTAAAGTAAATACTCTTATTAAAAGTATGAATCCAAAAATAAATAACAATGGCATTGCCCATTTACAAAGCTTTTCTATGCCGCCTTTTATCCCATGATATATAACTAAAATATTCAAAGTAAATGTAGCCAAGAAAAAGGTATACGCTGGGCCGATACCTTGGAAGAATTGATTCTTTTCCAGGCCCTGGAAAGCGCTTAAAAAGCTTTTCATTGAAGCCTGGTCGCTAAGGGCTCCATATTTACCTGTCAGGGCAAAAAAACTATAAGCCAAAGTCCAGGATTCTATATAGGTATAATATATAAATATTACTAAGGGGCCAAAAATCCCGATAACGCCAAAATATTTAATAAAACGGTTCTTCTGCCAAATACTGTGGAATATCCCCGGGGCAGTCCCATGCCCAAAACCTCCTCCATAACGGCCAAGGGTCCACTCAATCCACATAAGAGGAATCCCTAACAAAAGCAATGATACAAAATAAGGAATCATAAAAGCGCCGCCCCCATTGGAGGCAGCTTTGGCGGGAAAACGCAAGAAATTACCTAATCCGATTGCCGAGCCTGCTACAGCCATAATAATACCCAGCCGAGAACCCCAGTTATCCCGTTTTTTTGCCTGCTTCATAATTTAAGAACCAATCTTCTAATTTATTTAATGCCTGAGCCATTTCCGGGCTTAAGTTATCGCCGAAAACAACTGTTTTTGGCTGAATAGCCAAAATAATTATATCCAGCTGCAAACTGCTTTGCAAGTAGTTTATCGTTAATGAAAGTGATGCGTTATGCGTTGAGAATAAATTAATTGTTTTTAATTCATCTCCTTCTAACAACCTGATCTCTCCCGGATTTCCGCCAAAATCAACTGCATCAATAATAAGAATTGTGTTCGGTTTTTCTTTTACAGCCTTTCCCAAATAATTTTCCGGGCCTGTGCCTGCGTCCCAGACCATAAAAGGAACTTTGCCTATTAAACGATTGGCCAAAATTGAGCCAACTCCGTCATCGCTACGCAAAGTATTCCCAATTCCTAAAATTACCACCTTGCCTTTTAAATGTTCCTTAAGATGATTACTAAAACTTTTTTCCATGGCGGTATGGACGGGTTTTATTGTATTCAATTTTCTTAATCAAAGCGTCTTCCAGGTTAATTTCTCTTGCTCCGCAATAATCAAAGATGCGGATACAGCAATCAGCCAGTTCTTCTGCGATATATTCTTTTTTGCCGTGATTTCGCATTGCTTCAAGGGCTTCGGATAATTCCGAATGCATAAGGGCGATAAGCTCTCCCTCATTGCGCTCGTTTTCCCACCATCCCTTTTCTTTCGCGATTTTGTGGCAAATCTCAATTAATTCACTGATATTTTTATTGCTTTTTTTCATTAGTGGCCCCTTGTGTTTGACTTTGTTCAACTGGTTTTGTCTGAACAGATAATATTACATTTTCAACTTTTGGTTGCTGTTGGCTTACAACCGGTTCTTCTTTTACCGGAGCTGTTTGTTGATCAATTTGCGGTTTTTTTTCATTAACCTTGCTAAGCTTTTCTTTTTGCTCAATTAAAGATTCTTCTAGGGCAAGAAAAACTTTACCTGAAAGAGTATCTTTAGCATAAGTACTCGGAGAGGTCACTTCAATCTGTGTATTGTTAGCATCTATATTTGTAAAGAAGAACCCAACTTCAGTAGTATCTCCAGAAGGAGTAGAAATAGAATCTGAATTAGCATCTGCTGAATAGCTGGCCGCGGAAAGATAAACTGCAATCATCTTCTTTGCCTTGTCCTGAGCATATATGTAGGAACCTTTCTTTATCAGAATCTCCCTTGTTTTATTAAAACAAGTGTCAAAATCATAATTAAAAGTCTTTTTAACGGCATTACTCCTGCCCTTCTCTAATTCTTTTGTTGAAATCCCCATCACGCATTTAATATCTTCTTTAAGCCCCGAACAACCGGAAAATATTACGGCAAAACACACAACAAGAAAACCACTAACTAATTTTCTTCTCATGATACCTCCAATTATTCATTAACCATCTTTAATATTTTATCAAGATGCCTGCGCGCTTCCTCTTCCCCTCTTTTTGCAA carries:
- a CDS encoding cold shock domain-containing protein is translated as MAKGKVKWFSNQKGYGFVTGEDGKDVFVHYSAITGDGYKTLNEGDAVEFDVSQGPKGEQATNVKKA
- a CDS encoding hydrogenase 3 maturation endopeptidase HyCI, which gives rise to MEKSFSNHLKEHLKGKVVILGIGNTLRSDDGVGSILANRLIGKVPFMVWDAGTGPENYLGKAVKEKPNTILIIDAVDFGGNPGEIRLLEGDELKTINLFSTHNASLSLTINYLQSSLQLDIIILAIQPKTVVFGDNLSPEMAQALNKLEDWFLNYEAGKKTG
- a CDS encoding sodium-dependent transporter, which encodes MKQAKKRDNWGSRLGIIMAVAGSAIGLGNFLRFPAKAASNGGGAFMIPYFVSLLLLGIPLMWIEWTLGRYGGGFGHGTAPGIFHSIWQKNRFIKYFGVIGIFGPLVIFIYYTYIESWTLAYSFFALTGKYGALSDQASMKSFLSAFQGLEKNQFFQGIGPAYTFFLATFTLNILVIYHGIKGGIEKLCKWAMPLLFIFGFILLIRVFTLGTPDLNKPLWNIQNGFGFLWNPDFSALKSAKVWLEAAGQIFFTLSVGIGVILTYASYLSKGDDVVLSGLTAASTNEFAEVILGGSIVIPAAFVFFGPVDIKQIAQSGVFNLGFVTMPLVLNKLPFAMLFGFSWFFLLFLAGITSSVSLAQPAVAFLEDEFDISRKKAVAIFGAVTFLLCQPAIFFLKNGVVDELDFWGGTFFLVLFATIETILFAWVFGMGKAWDEIHKGADMRIPKIYKFIIKYITPSFLFFILGMWLWQEWIPIIFMKNVTAAAKPYILGTRVGLLFVFLVLAVLVRFAWKKKRLNEERMT
- a CDS encoding DUF3568 family protein, whose protein sequence is MKKVLSLIVLCSALLTGISGCAPLIVGGAVGAIGGYAASRDTVQGETDKNYDSLWNAAVEVARIRGKVKKEDFTKGIIEMQADSSRVTITLVKVTLATTRLKVASRKFHFPNLALSQELFVKIMDFAK